Below is a window of Rhodamnia argentea isolate NSW1041297 chromosome 11, ASM2092103v1, whole genome shotgun sequence DNA.
TTGCGCGGAAGAATTTCCAGTAACCTCACTTCCAGCATTTACACTGGGGCCACCTTGTGGTCCTAATAAATTATGACCACGtgtaaatattttacaaaacaATGGTAAAAGAAGTAATTGAGGTTGCTAAAGATGATACCAGCTCTTCCTTCAACATTAGATGCATTCGAAAGCTCAGCTCGTAGTTTTTCGACTTCAGTGGCCATGGTAACATAATTCTTCTCCATCACCTGAAGCTGCTGAAGGTGATCATCAAATAATCTCTTCTCGTAATCGAAAGTGATCCTGAAAAATCAGGACAAAAAGCAATGGTGAAAGGACCATCTTAGATGAAGTGAATGAGCCAGAAACATTAGAAGATCAAGCCAAATCATAGATCACCACAAGAAAGAACGGTCAATTTCACCTTTCTCAGAAATGGTTTATCAAGAAAACATTGTCCACGCAATCACAATGAGAGCTTACATGGAGAAATCATGAAAATAGGGGAAAATAGAACAATTTCGTAACAGAGCTATACCGAGTTTTCCGACCTAAAAATTCGAGTCCGCTCAAGAAAAAATAGCCTTTTCTATTGCAGAACCTGCCAAATTCACAGTACCTCACTTGACCGCCTTCTATGTTTCAGTTTAAGGATGGACCACTAAAAAAAGCAACCTCTCCAAGAAAAGTAAATTTGTAATCATATAAATTTGTCAGTCTATAAACTGAACTTTATCTAGAATTGCACATCTATGAACCTGAAAAACACCACCTGTAAGTACCTGCAATGATGGTACTCCTGCCTAAGGCCCTCAAGTTCAGACATCAGAGCAGGAAGCTGTTGCACATCAGCATGTGCCCTTTGAAGATCCTGAGTCAACTGTTGTACTTTAGCAAAAAGTTCCTGCCTTGCTACAATTAACTTCTGAGCATCAGCTCGAGCCTTCTGCAATTCCAACTTAAGAGGTTCTGCCGCTTGGATATCAGCCTCCATCTTAGCAATCCTATCCAGAAGGCTCCTCATCTGCTGTTCTCTCTCAGACTTCACAGCTCCAACTTGAGCATGTAAAATCTGCAACTCATGTTGAGCAGCAGCAAGTTCCTGTCTCAATGCCCCATGAGTATTAGCAAGCCTCTGGTTCTCTGTAGCAAGTCTTTGCATCTCCACATGCTGTGCAGCAAGCTTTTGCTCCATAACTTCTGGTGGGGGAGGCAACATATCTACAGGAGAAAAGGAACCTGGTGGCCGACGTATTCCTGACACAAATG
It encodes the following:
- the LOC115753450 gene encoding protein FLX-like 2 isoform X3, translating into MESKSRIPPPHLRRPIPGPGLVHTESFVSGIRRPPGSFSPVDMLPPPPEVMEQKLAAQHVEMQRLATENQRLANTHGALRQELAAAQHELQILHAQVGAVKSEREQQMRSLLDRIAKMEADIQAAEPLKLELQKARADAQKLIVARQELFAKVQQLTQDLQRAHADVQQLPALMSELEGLRQEYHHCRITFDYEKRLFDDHLQQLQVMEKNYVTMATEVEKLRAELSNASNVEGRAVGPQGGPSVNAGSEVTGNSSAQTAHGDGYGVPQAGGPPPPNAAGNAGVNPPTAPIPPAGIPAYPGAPSRPAPPRPNYDATAAGYGAHRLPSYDPYRGPIYDPQKGGLGYDAQRGAGFDMQRGNYNNVYKAPGHEVPSGPSYDASKGPPYDVQSRGAAGQQHGPVPPVNNVPHASSTPPPRPGGASDAPPRGGNPAWK
- the LOC115753450 gene encoding protein FLX-like 2 isoform X1; this translates as MRNHNNLIKKMESKSRIPPPHLRRPIPGPGLVHTESFVSGIRRPPGSFSPVDMLPPPPEVMEQKLAAQHVEMQRLATENQRLANTHGALRQELAAAQHELQILHAQVGAVKSEREQQMRSLLDRIAKMEADIQAAEPLKLELQKARADAQKLIVARQELFAKVQQLTQDLQRAHADVQQLPALMSELEGLRQEYHHCRITFDYEKRLFDDHLQQLQVMEKNYVTMATEVEKLRAELSNASNVEGRAVGPQGGPSVNAGSEVTGNSSAQTAHGDGYGVPQAGGPPPPNAAGNAGVNPPTAPIPPAGIPAYPGAPSRPAPPRPNYDATAAGYGAHRLPSYDPYRGPIYDPQKGGLGYDAQRGAGFDMQRGNYNNVYKAPGHEVPSGPSYDASKGPPYDVQSRGAAGQQHGPVPPVNNVPHASSTPPPRPGGASDAPPRGGNPAWK
- the LOC115753450 gene encoding protein FLX-like 2 isoform X2, with protein sequence MRNHNNLIKKMESKSRIPPPHLRRPIPGPGLVHTESFVSGIRRPPGSFSPVDMLPPPPEVMEQKLAAQHVEMQRLATENQRLANTHGALRQELAAAQHELQILHAQVGAVKSEREQQMRSLLDRIAKMEADIQAAEPLKLELQKARADAQKLIVARQELFAKVQQLTQDLQRAHADVQQLPALMSELEGLRQEYHHCRITFDYEKRLFDDHLQQLQVMEKNYVTMATEVEKLRAELSNASNVEGRAGPQGGPSVNAGSEVTGNSSAQTAHGDGYGVPQAGGPPPPNAAGNAGVNPPTAPIPPAGIPAYPGAPSRPAPPRPNYDATAAGYGAHRLPSYDPYRGPIYDPQKGGLGYDAQRGAGFDMQRGNYNNVYKAPGHEVPSGPSYDASKGPPYDVQSRGAAGQQHGPVPPVNNVPHASSTPPPRPGGASDAPPRGGNPAWK